Within Mytilus edulis chromosome 10, xbMytEdul2.2, whole genome shotgun sequence, the genomic segment AATGAAAGCGGTATAGCTTGTCCGGAAAGAAGAGTTATGAAAtatcttattcatgttattctaGCTGAAAATGAAATCAAGCAAGTCGAATCAACATTCGGAAGGTTCATTCCGAATGTATGGCAATTGTCCCTGTCCAATAATCTAATTGAGTCCATTCAAGCTGGTGCATTCGATTCACTTCCTCGATTAGGATGGCTTGATCTTACAAACAACTCTCTTTCTAGACTTCCGAATGAAATGCTGAAGAATAATACCAATCTGAAACTTTTTGGTCTAGGAAATAATCCTTTAGGAACTCTTCCGAACGGACTTTTCAGATTCACGTCATCGTTACAAGTTCTAGGACTTATCGATACAGATATAAATGGCGATATTTGGCAGGAATTACAGAACCTGAACAATCTGACTGAGCTTCAACTTGGAAAGAACCATATCAATCGAATTGACCGAAGCGTTTTGCAAGGGCTGAAACATATCAAACATTTGGATTTGAGCGACAACAAAATTCAAACCATTGAAACGAACACATTTATCGGTCAAAGTGCATTGGAAACATTATATCTgacaaataatgaaatttctgATGTTAAAATTGCTGCTTTCCGAGGACTTGATAGGTTAAGGAAATTGGATTTATCATATAATCATATACCGGAAATTCCAGAAGATAATTTCAAGCATACATCGGATattgtatatttgaatatttcCTATAATAAACTTGAGAGTGTTCCAAATTTGCATGGTATGACAAAAATGACAATCTTGGATTTGAGAGATAACCTCATTACTAAGTTCAAGTCATCAACATTCGAAGGATTAGAGAAACTAGAAGGAATTAATCTTATTAGGAATCGAATCGAGTACATCCAAAATTACGTGTTCACGAAGGCGACAAATTTACGAATGTTACAGTTATCTCATAATAACATTAGTGCTGTTGGTTATGATGCGTTCAAAGACATGGCGTCTCTGTCCTGGATTAGTCTAGACCATAATTACATTGAAAATATCGATCTAGTTTTTACTCCTTTACCGAAACTGTTTAAACTAGACCTGTCTTATAACGAGCTAAATGAGAAAATTCGTTCAGGGATGTTCTCACCTTCTGTCGGATTTTTAAACTTAAAAGAAAACCGAATATCAAGTATTGATATGTATGCATTTTATGAATATCCGAAATTGAGGGAGGTGAATTTGCAaaacaataaattgaaaagtttGACAGAGATGTCATTGTCAGTTTCACCAAGATTACTTAAACCGCCTGTTTTCCTATTTGGAGGTAATAAATTCTTATGCGATTGTCGTCTGGCGTGGCTCAGAAAGCACGTCAATGACTGGCCGTTAGAGGAACAACAATACGTTATCGCAGATATGGCGTTATTAACATGCGATGAAGGTTTTAAAATGGAAACTGAAACTTTGTTGAAAAATGTCGATCCACACATGATGTTGTGCTCTTATCGTGATGACTGCAGACGAGACACGTGTGTATGTTGTGAGTATCATGGCTGTATCTGTAGGTATATGTGTCCTGCACAATGTACATGTTACCGCAAAGCAGGTGTTTCCAATGAAAATCACATCATTTGTTCAAACGAAGACCTCAAAGATGTTCCGAGTCACATTCCGAGTATAGCAACGGATTTGTATCTTGATGGAAACAATATGACAGATTTATACAGAGCTCGAAATTCATTCGTGCAACTTCAAAATGTCAAATCACTCTATTTAAACAATTCTAACTTGTATTTTATTGAGAGAGGAAGTTTTATTGGTTTAATGGATCTCGTTAATTTGTATCTAAATGACAATTATTTGCagagattgaaaaatggcgttttcGATGGGCTGCAATCATTGACGTCTCTCTATTTACAgaataataacatttattttatttctgataATGTGTTTGCCAAGCTGCCAAGTCTTCGCTATTTGTCATTGGCAAATAACAAACTGTATACGCTACCAGAAAGCTTATTTCAAGTTCTTCCCGCTCTTTTCGATGTCAGAATGAGCGGAAATCGATGGAAATGCGATTGCGATCAGACGCCACGTTTACAGCGTCTAATTACGTCAGATAATATCAACATGTCTGACAGTCATCACGTATGGTGCGAGCAGATAAAGGAAAATGAGAGGAAAGAACTCGAAATTCTTTCCATTAAGTTGTATGAACTCTGTCCCGGAAATTATACGCCACCGGATTCTTTGTCGGCGATAAGAAGCAGACAATATTTGATATCGATTGTTGCCATTGCATTGACTTTATTTATCATATTTCTTGCTTGCATAATTCTTTGCATGAGTAGAGAATTTTTACAGGtggttttttattcaaaatgtggATTTCGTATGTGCCATGATGGTGGAGAAGAGAGCAAAATTTATGACGCATATATTTCATACAGCCGAAAAGATGAACAATTCGTTTTTCAAGAAATCGTCAGCAAATTAGAAGGGGAACCTTATAGATACAAGTTGTGCGTCCACTTCCGGGAATTTCCCATTATGCAAACGATAGGCGAAACAATTTATCGATCAATCGAAGGCAGTCGGAGAACAATCGTAGTTTTATCGGacaatttattaaataatgaatgGAGAAACACTGAGTTTCAGATAGCTCATCAAAGTGCTTTGAAAAACAATGCCCAGAATTTAATTATAATTCAGAAGGGCTATTTAGACAAAAGACTGTATGGCCCTGGTCTGAAATTATgtttaaacagtaaagtttacCTGAAGAGTACAGATCCTTGGTTTTTAGAAAAACTATACTTTGCCATGCCCGAACGCCCTCGAATAAGACGGAAAAGACGGTCGCTGAAATTAAGACTCGACACTTCAGCAGTAAATACCGTTTCCGGTGTAATGCAGGACGACGAGGGGTACGAGACCCCAGTATCTGTGGCTAGTTTCGACCCATCAAAAAGATTTTCTGAAAACTTTTCATTACACAGCGTAAATCTTTACGAAGAAATTGACACTCTtccaaaaaagaagatgttgttgtaattttgatatttttttatatttgtacgtAACGTTAAATATTGTGATTTTAATTTCCATTCCAAATGTGCCAATTTATTTTTGCAGTTCTCTGTTTTCACTTCAATGTTATAGACTTTTGTATTAAAATGTATGAAATCTATGGGTTGTGTATCGTTTAGCGgtttaatttattatatatttgatgatGGCTATAACAATGATGGATGGCTTgaacaaaaaaattgtcaagtGGTAAATTAAATACATATTCAGGACTAAAACATTTTAATGCGATATGAATATATGGACCCTGCTTTGTTCTAAACTGACAAGAAAGCTGAACCATATCTTAAACATGCTGTTATATAGAGAAACAGAGAGAGAGAGGCAATCTCGCTACCATGAGACCACTGCATgttttatatctttgataaataGTTAAATACAGTATCTTTTATTAGTAGAACTGTGCTAAGAAAGAGAACAGAATATCGTCAAAGCATCATACaacctaaaaaatatatatccatGTAAAATTAATGTCTGTTTCATGTATTTTCTGTTTCTTAAAACCTTCATCAAATATCTCCATGACCAAAATATTTTGAAGCAAAATGACATCTTAATACTTGGAGCATTAAGATCAACAAAAATGCAAGGACTAAATCGCAACAGCAAAATTATAATATAGttgcagtgatattgttggcttttttcaaactACCTCTACCcctttttattgggaaaatatgcgtcatttttatcaaattgggaaaatTATATCAAAGCATGAATttgactggaacttcaatttgcagaccccctTTCATGAGGTAAACCCTAATTTGAATTAAGACCCCTTAatgtcagtgatgatacataaataaaccCTCATATCTGCACATATAatcattttaggcatgaaaaatgttaaaatgagtgtttttttagttttgtattcatgcacaattcCACTGAGACTGCAatgtttgggaaaaaagttgtctttttgggaataattttaagccattttattttcaaattgggatttttctccaggggaaaaagcctttattctccggTAATTTATGGCAAACAATATCACGGAGTTGAAGCAGTACATTAAAAGATATTACAACAGGAATAATCAAAAGTATCGGACGAAATGAAAAAGACCAAACCAACAATCATTGTCCGATTCTCACGGTGTTCGAAATCTGGTGTTATTGTTTCAATTACATActttatcaaatgaaaatttaCTGTATAAATACAGAAAGGTTTCACTATTGTAAATAGTTAGTAGCTTGTGATAAACAGAAAGCATAAACAAACAactttgaaatttgaatatatatatactagcaAACTCAGCTAACAGTTTCCTTAGGGCGCAAGTTCCATATCAGGAAAGTCGCCtcccaaaacatcaatataataataataacagtTTCCTTTCTTTATTATACCAGATAAAGTAAGAAGCTGCAAAACCTGCGCCTTTTGAAAATTTATCAGTCAATAGTTGTGCTCGAACCAACTATTTGAAATAACCCCAAAATAACATCACAACACTGATTGCATATCTTGAAGTAAACAGTAAAACCCAAAATAATATCTTGTACATACAAAAGTACTGGCTACTAGGCTAATGATAGATAAGATATACATTCCATCGGAGGTTTGAAGTACCATAATCATATGCGACTGAAAAAAAAGTAGTAAATTCAACAATATGCCAAGTACTTGTTTCACAATACTATACAACTATCGACTCAAATTGACCTTTAGTTGTACTGAATTGTTTTATGACATTTCTAGTTACATTTTTGTGATATCTGGTACATGAAACtggcaaaaagtaaaattaaaaaaatatcgaactcagaggaaaatttaaaacggaaagtccctcatcaaagggcaaaatcaaaagctcaaacacatcaaacgaatggataacaactgtcatatttctaactaggcacaggcattttcttatttaaaaaagggtcgattaaacctggttttatagctagcaacaCTTCTTTTTGTATATTACAGTCGTATAAAACGATGTGTGAACgaaacaaacataataggtaaaaagtcATTGATAGGTTTTTTTACAAGCGATAtaagagggccctcatggggtttttgattatgtgattacttggccgtttttttaatgattatttgattattaagccaaatatttcatgattatttgattacctaggactgtatttttagtttatgattatttgattactaaagataagcaaatatttaatgattatgtgattatattggcaaaaaaatggtgattatgtgattactaggaccccccccccccatgaggggcctcatataAGCAATAATCGATCATTTGaatgtatatatgaaaaataatgtGTTGAACAAGACTGACATGATGTGTCCAAGTTAACAAAGCAGAAGTCGTGTCACCATAGCAGCACACCTTACTCTGACTCATATGTCTACCAGACTTTGTTCTTAAATCTTCGTTCTTGGCGGAAAGGCAGCTAAAACGATGTCAATGCTTTGGTCTAACCTATCCGTCAATCGATCACTTGACCATCCACACTCGAGGTGAGACCAGTAATGCGGCAACTTTTGACCGTGGATATGCACTCATCTATTCATAAACAATGGCGTAGTTGGCCAAAACAACATGCAGTATGCACGTATCTGTTTCACATCGTCTTACCTTgtggaacaattttttttataaaaaatattattcattaaaaGTAAAAACCACACTTAaacgatttttttcaaataaaagataaaactaTGCCATGCATTACACGTTTTACTTAATCTACTTATCACTATTGGAAACATTACAACAATTTAGCTGGTGAAAGTGGCGGAAATTGTTGACCTCCCACGGAAACTAATCTGTCTGAGTGTTTTAAAAAGATACATTGTTTGACGTCACGGTTATAACCGGGTCATTTTTGagtaatttgaattgattgaattaTTCTCTCCTCGTCGTTCTAGTCAggcattaaatatttgccactggacgtaaagcaactTACAATCAAAATCAATTGAGATCTACCTCCATTGTAATGTCGTTATCGAGGACACGATAGTGTGGTTTcggttttccttttattttttattttttgcttatcTGCCAATCACATGATATTTGGTAGTGTTAGCAAGCCAATGGGATTCGAAGTAATAATGTTTAGGATGGGGCGAGAAAgctcaaatttattgaaatataagaatacaagatgtgctatgattgccaaCTCTCGAccggagaccaaatgacataaatgTCAACAACTATAGTATAACCATCAATTAGCAAAACACATAacgaacagtggcggatccagccattttaaaaaggggggttcccaacacagagtaaaaagggggggttctaactatatgctcccattcaaatgcattgattggccaaaaaaaggagggttccaacccccggacccccccccccccctggatccaccactgacgcataattgactataaaaggcaccgTAATGACGAATTTAAAATAATGCAAATGAGAAGACTATCTATGTACGTTATGTACAAAacgaaataaacaaaaatcatatacagcaacaaatgaaaGCCAccaaattacaggctcctttCTGATTTAGGACAGTTTGTACAGAATGTGGTGGTGTTAAACTTATTTGCGGCTGCCCAACCCTCCATAAACATGTGACAGTGGTGTTTCAGCACAATATATGAATAAAGCTAACTCATTAGATAGGTACAAAGTAGAAAAATAAGAAACTAAAAATTAGACCGACGTGGcaaggtatttatacatccccacGACAAAAAAGACACCAAAAATTACAGATCTGAAAGCATGTAAATATTGATGGAATCGTGCTGCTTAGTGGTAGACTCATTATATCAGTGATTGAACTGTGGAATAAATTCATACATGCACCATAATATAAATCACAGTGTAAAATTGTAGaatgcacaaaaaaaatgaaaacagcagTTTAGTcgtgtaaataaattaaatagttCATTTTATAGATGCAACAAATAATGGATGCGAGAGAAACACGATGGTGAAAATGACGGAAAACGATGTCATTCAAAGTAGATTATTTTCTCAGGGTGTTTTTATTAGAAGACACATATTTTGTAGTCACGATTATAACCGGGTCATATACTATATGagttatatttatatcaaaagtagttgatTTAAGACTAAATTCTATGAACCACTTGATATGTTAGTATTTAACGTTGAAGTAAACTACGTATTCAATAGGACAATAGTGTGTCATTTTTGTTTGATAACTAtctaataataatgaataaaaacgATGGTATAAATCTTGGTTACACAATAGAGTATGATAATGGGCCATGACTGTTGAAATAGGCcaccaaaaaaagcaaaatagAAAACCTAGGCCAGACAATCACGGTTCGAGACAATTGTGTCGCTGAAAATACAAATggtaaaaatgttataaatgaataaagaatacagaaattttGCCGAAACATTTATAGATTATAAAAATGAAGACCATCACATCCAGAACCCAATAAATCTTTATATAATTTAAAGCCTAGCATAAATATTTTATGACAGTCGATGGAAGCAGGTTGTGCAGAGGAAAGCAGTAACTATAACAAAACACATGGTGGAAGTGTGAATCCATCTGATCGTAGCATACTGTGATTGGAATATTTACAAAAGTCATTAGGATACGGTACCTGTCGATAATCAAAATCGATAGGACAATACCTAATCGAGAAAATCATCGAAAATTATTAAACTTCTAAATAACTAGTCACTGGAGCATGTTAACTCGATTACAGAAGAAAATTTCGTCTACTAAAGATTTGACAATACCAACTCTCATAAAACTAAGCATTATATCAACCAATCAAGTCATGTCTGTTTCAGTTTCAGTTGGCTCAGAACGAGGATGAAAAGCAAGAAGTTTTCAAAGTACGATATAAAATACtgaataaaatacaataatgACAGGGATAAAAATACTAAAAGACAACAAGAACAATTTATGAGACCGAAGTGGGAAAATATCAAAGAATGAAATGCTGGAGCTGTCTGATTTATAATTGTGAAAAATCAGTAGCTCCTGATTTACAGAATATGAGAGGGTATTTGTTTAGTTGCGACAATAATATTTCACATTGTTTGTGTACTTTTTAATGTTATATGGGCTATCGCAAATAACATTATTGTATAGCACAAAACACGTTATCCGCCCTAAATTTGACGAGTACAAACAAGATGTTCGAACACAGTATTAGTACTTTACATGTATGGGTTTCCAGAAGTAAGCGGTTTCCCAACTTATCAGAAAAGGAAATGGTAAGCAGCCACGGATATTACCACTAAAATAGTTTCGCCTACTTATACTTATAATTAATGTTATGTAATCCTAAGTATCGTAGTTTTCAACAACAGCAGTACTATTGTTTTCTGGTACATGTACTTACAAAATGTAGATATGACGTCTATATAATATCTGGAAGACTTGAATTGTTAAAATATTGAGCCGTCCTCATTCGTCGTCTGCATGTATCCACGCGCACATCTAATGGTTGTCATCTACTATCGTGTTCtcgttttattttaattcaagaAGATTCTAAACTATGAGGTACTTTCGGCTACGATGGATGTTTAAATACCCATCCACGTCTAGTCCGACGTTAAAATGATGCTACGGGTGGGAAATACGCTGTTCTCTCTGTCACCTAGATAACTTGTCATAATTCTGCTGTGGCCGTCCAAAAATTCGCCCTTCGTCCCGTTTAATCTACCTTGCTGACCCATCTATATACAATTGTTCATTCGTTCGCGTCTAAAACATTCTTAAAATATTCCCCAATGCACGGTAAGCAAGAAACAATCAATACCTCTTTTTTTTGGCCGAAAGCCCGCTGACTCATTCTCCGTTATAAGTTTATAAGAAGCAGTCCATTCACTTAAATATCAATAAACAGACTTTTCATCATcagacatttttaaattaaataaaatagagaatggaaatggggaatgtgtcaaagagacaacaaccagaccaaagagtaAAAACACAGCCGACGGACACCAAAAGGTCATAGCGAGAAAATACCGACTTCAGCTGACCCTTAAACATGATTATGAgtgtatatttatctattttaatcATGTAAATTCTATACCAATTTAAGTTAGTATAGACTGTCCGTGTTATAACATACAATGTATTAATATGTGCTTTTCGATCTATTCATTCATTTTAATCGTTGCTCACTTTTTTTCTTCGACAAATGGAATGTTTAATTAAATAAATCTAGAATACAGAATGCTGTATGTCTCATCTCTTTGAAAATatattggcggatccaggggtgtCCGGGTGTTGGAAACCCCCATTtgttttggacgatcaatgcatttgaatgggagcatatagttcgaacaccccctttactctgggttgggaaccccctttcaaaatggctggatccgccccgttAAAACAAATGGCTTTAGTTCGTATATTTGTCTTATTCTGTGAAAAACATATACTTCTGTCATATAATTTCGTGTTAATCATATTTAAACAGTAAATTATTTATGATAAGCATAATGATACAAGAGATTATTGAAGTAGTTAACATTATTCATGTCAGAAAGTATATATCATATCCTTGTTAAATAGTTGATGTTAGAGATATAATAATCATTTTCCGTTCTGAAAGTTTAGTGTTATAAAACTTAGATGTTATCTGATCTGACATATGTCATGTttagtttaaaaaacaatttgcttatatcatttaatataaaattatggaGAATGGGTAATCAGTGATGTAGTTTTCTTAGTTTAATAATAGTCCctgtttagaaattttaattCCCTTCTAATTTCAACTACTATTAATTTAAGAACAAGGCATACattcataagaaaaaaaaacctggctgaattttgtttatttttgttttattatctgtacaaaaaatatgatatgttGAAAGAGATTCTATAAATGTGcatagtcataaaaaaaaaaaagaaaaaaaagacaagagAGGATGGAAAGCAGCCAGTCTCATTTTCTAGAAAATTCAAGTCTGCATTTCATGTGTCtaaaaagatataggaagatgttatATGAGTgcctctccatcaaagtcacaagttgtaaaagtaaaccgttataggtcaatggaaggtcttcaacacggaaccttggcttatatatatgtatatattaggATCTTAAAACACTCTGTTTTACTTCTGGTAATCCACCATTAATCAGTTATGTAATACTTTCGTGTCATTTATTTGTCGATCAAAAAATTATCACGAGAAAGAACGGAACTCTTTGACagcatttatttttcaaacacaGTTTCTTGTATTGGTAGAAGGTATATTACTTGAGTGTAAATTATGTTGTGTGACATTTGGCATTGTAAAACAAAGTTGACATGGTACAGTTGGAGATCTAAGGATGAATATAATTATGTGCAGTAAAGTGTTGCTTATGACATAGGGATGGTTACCACCAACGCTTCCCTAAATATCAAAGTTTTACGATATTAATTctgctaattttaaaaagttcaCTCCATACTTACTAAACCTCATCCTGGTGAAAGCTCGAGATGAATAGATACGTAGAAATGTCAGAAGCTATTGACCAAAAGAAACCCTAAAATTAACCCCAAagtcatctaaggtcaactttgcctgagagagttgaaaccttagtctCACttgtaatttcttaatttatcaacagggaatttcagaaaaatatgttACAAATCATGTTAGTACTGAAGTTCTACTAGTATTTACTTTGCTGGTCGATCCCCAATATGGTAGCAGTCCATCAGCAGTGGTATTCAGTCCGTGCTAGAATAAAAACTTTACTTCATAATTTCGTGCGTCCGAAAATCAACagacacaaacaaataaaacgtaaaatgtctgatttgttttaacaaattataCATCTTGAGTAACCTTCGAGTCGGCCATAACAGAACAATAAaagcaaaaatcaaaagtttGCTATTAAAATTGTCTGCTTGCGGATAACACCCACCcttagaaaaaaaaactcaattaaAAGCGTAGGAAGCTACATCACTGATTACCCATTCTCTATAACCCGACCCTTAGAAAAAAAACTCAATTAATAGCGTAAGAAGCTTGAACAATTTAATGCACTTTATTTGTTTAAACCATATAGCATAACAAGCATATACAACTCTGAACAATTACCTTACAAAAATGATAGTACGCAACTCAATGAAGCTCACACGATATTATAGTTTAGAACACAGTACATATCAGTGCTTAATCAACATAAAAACTACGGTCTTCTAGAACTATTCTAGGACTAAAACAACAGCAGACTTGAATAGGACTGATAATAGTCAAAACATTACGAGATCCACTCTGACCACAACCAAAAAATAGTATTGAAGACAAAAAGAATGAGACCAAGCTGAATTCAATGTGAGAATACTAGTAGATAATATAAGAATCAACGACAAAGAGTCGCCATGACTCTAGAAAGTTGaaagttaaatttaaattatacagATGTGGAATGAGAAAGTTATGAAATaatgttttctgtattttatcATCATAGTCCTGTTTGAGAAGATATTGGGAAGTATCAGGTTATAGCACCAGTAAGTAAATATTTCTAGTATTGTTAGAGGTAGATATAAAACACGCAACTATCAAGATATCGCATAAGGTAAGGCGTTTGGGGAAAAAAGGGAAAACGACTTTTTACTTGTAAAAATCAAGTACCATCTCGGGGTTCTTGTAGATTAATATGCGGTATTGGGTTTGTTCATGGTTGGAGGCAGGATGGTGTCTTTCATTTTAGTTGCACAATTCTCCCCTTTAGGTGAAAAGAATTGTATCCTGTCTACTAAGCAACTATAacaaatatctttatattttaatacaagaAGCTACAAAACTACGAGGGTTTATCATGCACCACTGTTTAATTACtagtacaaaataaaatacaatttttaaagaataaacatATATATGCCTCTCTTTTTACGCAGTACTGTATCATAGTTAGTAAAGCGTTGACCCATTATTGTACCGTATACGTAGAGGTGGTCTGGAACTTATAGTAAGGTGCGAGTTTAAGCTATAGGGTtcgagtatatacatgtatgcactaTTACGTTAATAAATATAGGCGATTATAGTCGCTACGACGCAAactttaaaactatatacatgtagctactaAAACTTTGTAGAAATTCCAGAAAGCTTCATCACAATGTCATGTTTACGATTGTCAACAGACGTAAACAGTCTTGGCAAAACACATGTGCATCTTAAATGATACATTAAAAAGATATAATTATCACGGATTACATTTGGACAATAGATTGCACCAAATTTGGCGTATTTATAACTAAACGGTTGACTAGTGTAAAGAAATGACGGCCAACCAGTACAGTTTAAGGACCAAACTATTAATTAACAACAGCATATAGAATATGTCTTTCTGTAtcagaaactttaaaaaaaagtatatgcattc encodes:
- the LOC139491586 gene encoding toll-like receptor Tollo isoform X1, whose product is MMDTPTLFLVILTTIFSAADVNSQRQLTTYPCPKECACYLRNSNKIIVDVVCKVEVLNAQTKFSIIQTNITSNLYITCNSTKPSSLPDNIFIGLRSFTGIRIRSCQFRYIPRNAFAGLTALQEISIENADSLQIHTDAFANTPYLRRISIVHSGLRQLAKICRLPILQFLNLTGNNIAELNESGIACPERRVMKYLIHVILAENEIKQVESTFGRFIPNVWQLSLSNNLIESIQAGAFDSLPRLGWLDLTNNSLSRLPNEMLKNNTNLKLFGLGNNPLGTLPNGLFRFTSSLQVLGLIDTDINGDIWQELQNLNNLTELQLGKNHINRIDRSVLQGLKHIKHLDLSDNKIQTIETNTFIGQSALETLYLTNNEISDVKIAAFRGLDRLRKLDLSYNHIPEIPEDNFKHTSDIVYLNISYNKLESVPNLHGMTKMTILDLRDNLITKFKSSTFEGLEKLEGINLIRNRIEYIQNYVFTKATNLRMLQLSHNNISAVGYDAFKDMASLSWISLDHNYIENIDLVFTPLPKLFKLDLSYNELNEKIRSGMFSPSVGFLNLKENRISSIDMYAFYEYPKLREVNLQNNKLKSLTEMSLSVSPRLLKPPVFLFGGNKFLCDCRLAWLRKHVNDWPLEEQQYVIADMALLTCDEGFKMETETLLKNVDPHMMLCSYRDDCRRDTCVCCEYHGCICRYMCPAQCTCYRKAGVSNENHIICSNEDLKDVPSHIPSIATDLYLDGNNMTDLYRARNSFVQLQNVKSLYLNNSNLYFIERGSFIGLMDLVNLYLNDNYLQRLKNGVFDGLQSLTSLYLQNNNIYFISDNVFAKLPSLRYLSLANNKLYTLPESLFQVLPALFDVRMSGNRWKCDCDQTPRLQRLITSDNINMSDSHHVWCEQIKENERKELEILSIKLYELCPGNYTPPDSLSAIRSRQYLISIVAIALTLFIIFLACIILCMSREFLQVVFYSKCGFRMCHDGGEESKIYDAYISYSRKDEQFVFQEIVSKLEGEPYRYKLCVHFREFPIMQTIGETIYRSIEGSRRTIVVLSDNLLNNEWRNTEFQIAHQSALKNNAQNLIIIQKGYLDKRLYGPGLKLCLNSKVYLKSTDPWFLEKLYFAMPERPRIRRKRRSLKLRLDTSAVNTVSGVMQDDEGYETPVSVASFDPSKRFSENFSLHSVNLYEEIDTLPKKKMLL
- the LOC139491586 gene encoding toll-like receptor Tollo isoform X2, with amino-acid sequence MDTPTLFLVILTTIFSAADVNSQRQLTTYPCPKECACYLRNSNKIIVDVVCKVEVLNAQTKFSIIQTNITSNLYITCNSTKPSSLPDNIFIGLRSFTGIRIRSCQFRYIPRNAFAGLTALQEISIENADSLQIHTDAFANTPYLRRISIVHSGLRQLAKICRLPILQFLNLTGNNIAELNESGIACPERRVMKYLIHVILAENEIKQVESTFGRFIPNVWQLSLSNNLIESIQAGAFDSLPRLGWLDLTNNSLSRLPNEMLKNNTNLKLFGLGNNPLGTLPNGLFRFTSSLQVLGLIDTDINGDIWQELQNLNNLTELQLGKNHINRIDRSVLQGLKHIKHLDLSDNKIQTIETNTFIGQSALETLYLTNNEISDVKIAAFRGLDRLRKLDLSYNHIPEIPEDNFKHTSDIVYLNISYNKLESVPNLHGMTKMTILDLRDNLITKFKSSTFEGLEKLEGINLIRNRIEYIQNYVFTKATNLRMLQLSHNNISAVGYDAFKDMASLSWISLDHNYIENIDLVFTPLPKLFKLDLSYNELNEKIRSGMFSPSVGFLNLKENRISSIDMYAFYEYPKLREVNLQNNKLKSLTEMSLSVSPRLLKPPVFLFGGNKFLCDCRLAWLRKHVNDWPLEEQQYVIADMALLTCDEGFKMETETLLKNVDPHMMLCSYRDDCRRDTCVCCEYHGCICRYMCPAQCTCYRKAGVSNENHIICSNEDLKDVPSHIPSIATDLYLDGNNMTDLYRARNSFVQLQNVKSLYLNNSNLYFIERGSFIGLMDLVNLYLNDNYLQRLKNGVFDGLQSLTSLYLQNNNIYFISDNVFAKLPSLRYLSLANNKLYTLPESLFQVLPALFDVRMSGNRWKCDCDQTPRLQRLITSDNINMSDSHHVWCEQIKENERKELEILSIKLYELCPGNYTPPDSLSAIRSRQYLISIVAIALTLFIIFLACIILCMSREFLQVVFYSKCGFRMCHDGGEESKIYDAYISYSRKDEQFVFQEIVSKLEGEPYRYKLCVHFREFPIMQTIGETIYRSIEGSRRTIVVLSDNLLNNEWRNTEFQIAHQSALKNNAQNLIIIQKGYLDKRLYGPGLKLCLNSKVYLKSTDPWFLEKLYFAMPERPRIRRKRRSLKLRLDTSAVNTVSGVMQDDEGYETPVSVASFDPSKRFSENFSLHSVNLYEEIDTLPKKKMLL